In a genomic window of Longimicrobiaceae bacterium:
- a CDS encoding DegT/DnrJ/EryC1/StrS family aminotransferase — protein sequence MPELAILGGEPILPHPLRPYRTMGAAEAEAVRRVVESDCLSGFYGSPGEQFLGGPRVKEFERAWSERFGVRHTVSVNSATSGLCAAMGAIGIRPGDEVIVPPLTMSATAMAPLVYGGVPVFADVEPETFCLDVDAVRRAITPRTRAILAVNLFGHPAPLARLRALADEHGIRLVEDNAQGPLAAEDGRPAGTVGDVGVFSLNYHKHIHTGEGGMCVTDDDDLALRMQMIRNHAENVVEAYGVEDITNLLGFNYRLTELSAAVGLEQLRRIEEHVGPRVRLAETLTAMTEGLEGLIPPRVRTGCDHAYYVWALRLDEEAAGVPREAFSRALAAEGFPHGVGYVRPLYLLPLFQRRAEDSGVFGRVLAGGTYPEGLCPVAERLHRRELLMFETCAYDVDASTAERLGEAIRKVHANREALAGLAPAGA from the coding sequence ATGCCGGAGCTGGCGATCCTGGGCGGCGAGCCCATCCTCCCGCACCCTCTGCGGCCCTACCGCACCATGGGCGCGGCGGAGGCGGAGGCGGTGAGGCGCGTGGTGGAGTCCGACTGCCTCTCGGGGTTCTACGGGAGCCCCGGGGAGCAGTTCCTTGGCGGCCCGCGCGTGAAGGAGTTCGAGCGGGCCTGGAGCGAGCGCTTCGGGGTGCGGCACACCGTGTCGGTGAACTCGGCCACCTCGGGCCTGTGCGCAGCCATGGGCGCCATCGGGATCCGCCCGGGCGACGAGGTGATCGTCCCGCCGCTCACCATGTCGGCCACGGCCATGGCACCGCTGGTCTACGGCGGGGTCCCCGTCTTCGCGGACGTGGAGCCGGAGACCTTCTGCCTGGACGTGGACGCCGTGCGCCGGGCCATCACGCCGCGCACCCGTGCCATCCTGGCCGTCAACCTGTTCGGCCACCCCGCGCCGCTGGCCCGCCTCCGGGCGCTGGCGGACGAGCACGGCATCCGGCTGGTGGAGGACAACGCGCAGGGGCCGCTCGCGGCCGAGGACGGCCGCCCTGCGGGGACCGTGGGCGACGTCGGCGTGTTCAGCCTCAACTACCACAAGCACATCCACACCGGCGAGGGCGGGATGTGCGTGACGGACGACGACGACCTCGCGCTGCGGATGCAGATGATCCGCAACCACGCGGAGAACGTGGTGGAGGCGTACGGGGTCGAGGACATCACCAACCTGCTCGGCTTCAACTACCGGCTGACCGAGCTGAGCGCCGCGGTGGGGCTGGAGCAGCTCCGCCGCATCGAGGAGCACGTCGGCCCGCGCGTTCGCCTGGCCGAGACGCTCACGGCGATGACGGAGGGCCTGGAGGGGCTCATCCCCCCGCGGGTCCGCACGGGGTGCGATCACGCGTACTACGTCTGGGCCCTGCGCCTGGACGAGGAGGCGGCCGGAGTCCCGCGCGAGGCCTTCAGCCGGGCGCTGGCGGCGGAGGGGTTCCCCCACGGGGTGGGGTACGTGCGGCCGCTGTACCTCCTACCGCTCTTCCAGCGGCGCGCGGAGGACTCGGGGGTCTTCGGGCGAGTGCTCGCCGGCGGCACCTACCCCGAGGGGCTCTGCCCCGTGGCCGAGCGATTGCACCGGCGGGAGCTGCTCATGTTCGAGACCTGCGCCTACGACGTGGACGCGTCCACCGCGGAGCGGCTCGGCGAGGCGATCCGCAAGGTGCACGCGAACCGGGAGGCGCTCGCCGGGCTCGCGCCGGCGGGAGCCTGA
- a CDS encoding glycosyltransferase family protein produces MPRVVASIEARMGSSRLPGKVLMDVGGVPALGRLARRLRRSEMLDDVVLATSTSPADDELEAWARAEGIAVHRGSEDDVLLRVVEAQRKMSSEVVVEVTGDCTLLDPELVDMGVRTFLGNECDVVHNVRDLSFPMGMDVQVFRLRDLEEVERTVDDPAVREHVSLYFYEHPERYRAFQLFAPRRWHAPGYRFQLDYPEDLRFIREVYARLEPEHGDAFGIEEIMALLRAEPWLVEINRHCEEKSVR; encoded by the coding sequence ATGCCGCGGGTCGTGGCCTCCATCGAGGCGCGGATGGGCTCGTCCCGGCTCCCGGGGAAGGTGCTGATGGACGTGGGCGGCGTCCCGGCTCTGGGACGCCTGGCACGGCGGCTGCGCCGGAGCGAGATGCTGGACGACGTGGTCCTGGCCACCTCCACCTCCCCCGCCGACGACGAGCTGGAGGCGTGGGCTCGCGCCGAGGGGATCGCGGTGCACCGTGGCAGCGAGGACGACGTGCTCCTCCGGGTGGTGGAGGCGCAGCGGAAGATGAGCTCGGAGGTCGTGGTGGAGGTGACGGGCGACTGCACCCTGCTGGACCCCGAGCTGGTGGACATGGGGGTGCGCACCTTCCTGGGCAACGAGTGCGACGTCGTGCACAACGTGCGCGACCTCTCGTTTCCGATGGGGATGGACGTGCAGGTGTTCCGCCTGCGCGACCTGGAGGAGGTGGAGCGCACGGTGGACGACCCGGCGGTGCGGGAGCACGTCTCGCTGTACTTTTACGAGCACCCGGAGCGCTACCGCGCGTTTCAGCTCTTCGCCCCGCGGCGCTGGCACGCGCCCGGCTACCGCTTCCAGCTGGACTATCCCGAGGACCTCCGCTTCATCCGCGAGGTCTACGCGCGCCTGGAGCCGGAGCACGGCGACGCCTTCGGGATCGAGGAGATCATGGCGCTGCTGCGCGCCGAGCCTTGGCTGGTGGAGATCAACCGCCACTGCGAGGAAAAGTCGGTCCGGTAG
- a CDS encoding methyltransferase domain-containing protein — protein sequence MMRAARRLGSYKVNASAMADLRADGVPDAVLSRLEELVDVEFGSRRAFDSALRERLGPEAFAAHGRAVAGKARVLTPRRLVRYLASVGGGYVPASRHVPALWDYLRLRPVPFALWFRTRARLLYLRNRLGAGSVVRERTNSNVSGFQHNRSQVLSFLEGHRSRTESLIQVLRAVHGFRPADARVLCVGPRNEAEVMLFWLYGFRPENVAAVDLFSYSPRIHLMDMNDLEFPDDSFDVYYSSAVIRYSPDIRRTCAEAVRVTRDGGLIVIGSTFGTHSGLIPEGSELRGGLRELLALFAGHVRHVYWQEEAPSGPGEMYAATIFRVVKP from the coding sequence ATGATGAGGGCCGCGCGACGGCTCGGGAGCTACAAGGTGAACGCGTCCGCAATGGCCGACCTCCGCGCCGACGGTGTCCCGGACGCGGTGCTCTCCCGGCTGGAGGAGCTTGTGGATGTGGAGTTCGGCTCACGCCGAGCGTTCGACTCCGCCCTTCGTGAGCGGCTGGGACCGGAGGCCTTCGCCGCGCACGGCCGGGCCGTCGCGGGGAAGGCCCGGGTGCTCACGCCGCGACGCCTGGTGCGCTACCTGGCCTCCGTGGGCGGCGGGTACGTGCCCGCGTCCCGGCATGTGCCGGCGCTCTGGGACTACCTCCGGCTCCGGCCCGTCCCCTTCGCGCTCTGGTTCCGCACCCGCGCCCGCCTGCTCTACCTGCGGAATCGCCTGGGGGCCGGCTCGGTCGTGCGGGAGCGGACCAACTCGAACGTCTCCGGCTTCCAGCACAACCGCAGCCAGGTGCTGAGCTTCCTGGAGGGGCACCGGAGCCGGACGGAGAGCCTGATCCAGGTCCTGCGGGCCGTGCATGGCTTCCGCCCGGCCGACGCCCGGGTCCTGTGCGTGGGGCCGCGCAACGAGGCGGAGGTGATGCTGTTCTGGCTCTACGGTTTCCGCCCGGAGAACGTGGCGGCCGTGGACCTGTTCAGCTACAGCCCGCGCATCCACCTCATGGACATGAACGACCTGGAGTTCCCGGACGACTCGTTCGACGTGTACTACAGCTCGGCCGTGATCCGCTACAGTCCGGACATCCGCCGCACCTGCGCGGAAGCGGTGCGCGTCACGCGCGACGGCGGCCTGATCGTGATCGGCTCCACCTTCGGGACGCACAGCGGGCTGATCCCGGAGGGCTCGGAGCTGCGCGGCGGGCTGCGGGAGCTGCTGGCGCTGTTCGCCGGACACGTGAGGCACGTCTACTGGCAGGAGGAGGCGCCCTCTGGCCCGGGAGAGATGTACGCCGCCACCATTTTCCGCGTCGTGAAGCCGTGA
- a CDS encoding GNAT family protein — translation MKSRFVTGERVYLREVRPSDVGEAYYAWMNDPEVTRYLESRFYPQSLEGLREFVAGKLADRANVFLAIVLHDGDRHVGNIKLGPIDWIHRTGDVGLLIGEKDCWGKGYATEAISLVTAYAFGTLNLHKVTASCYGGNAGSARAFQRAGFEVEGVRREQFYSDGEYVDQILLGRVRPGSEGS, via the coding sequence ATGAAGAGCCGCTTCGTCACCGGCGAGCGCGTCTACCTGCGCGAGGTGCGTCCCTCCGACGTGGGCGAGGCGTACTACGCCTGGATGAACGACCCCGAGGTCACGCGGTACCTGGAGAGCCGCTTCTACCCGCAGTCGCTGGAGGGGCTGCGCGAGTTCGTGGCGGGGAAGCTGGCAGACCGCGCCAACGTGTTCCTGGCCATCGTCCTGCACGACGGCGACCGGCACGTCGGCAACATCAAGCTGGGCCCGATCGACTGGATCCACCGGACCGGGGACGTCGGCCTGCTGATCGGGGAGAAGGACTGCTGGGGGAAGGGGTACGCCACCGAGGCGATTTCGCTGGTGACGGCGTACGCGTTCGGCACGCTGAACCTGCACAAGGTCACGGCCTCGTGCTACGGCGGCAATGCCGGCTCGGCGCGCGCGTTCCAGCGGGCGGGATTCGAGGTGGAGGGGGTCCGTCGCGAGCAGTTCTACTCGGACGGCGAATACGTGGACCAGATCCTCCTGGGGCGGGTGCGCCCGGGGAGCGAGGGGAGCTGA